From Vigna unguiculata cultivar IT97K-499-35 chromosome 5, ASM411807v1, whole genome shotgun sequence, the proteins below share one genomic window:
- the LOC114185528 gene encoding probable bifunctional methylthioribulose-1-phosphate dehydratase/enolase-phosphatase E1: MAAIGLNGVKVGTTASQAYLEGKAVKETRALMAELCRHFYTLGWVTGTGGSITMRVHDDSIPKPQQLILMSPSGVQKERMEAEDMYVLSIMGSILSAPSPKPYPHKPPKCTDCDPLFRKAYEMRDAGAVFHSHGIESCLVTMINPLSKEFRITHMEMIKGIKGHGYYDELVVPIIENTAYEYQLTESFAKAIEDYPKATAVLVRNHGIFVWGDSWISAKTQSECYHYLFDAALKLHQMGLDWSTPNHGPIQSARRGLSIAGESNVSVKASKSNGEIDPFPRCIVLDIEGTTTPISFVSEVLFPYARDNVGKHLSLTYDTPDTKADIELLRSQVQSDLEQGIAGAVPIPPDDAGKEEVIAGIVANVDAMIKADRKITALKELQGHIWKTGYENNELEGIVFDDVPEALEKWHALGVKVYIYSSGSRLAQRLIFGKTNHGDLRKFLSGFFDTTVGNKKETRSYVEISESLGVDKPSDILFVTDVYQEATAAKAAGLEVIISIRPGNGPLPDNHGFKTIKSFSEI, encoded by the exons ATGGCAGCCATTGGTCTGAACGGCGTGAAGGTGGGGACGACGGCGTCTCAGGCGTACCTTGAAGGCAAGGCCGTGAAGGAGACAAGGGCGTTGATGGCTGAACTTTGTCGCCATTTCTACACCCTTGGATGGGTCACAGGCACGGGTGGCAGCATCACCATGAGGGTCCATGATGACTCCATTCCCAAGCCTCAACAGCTCATACTCATGTCCCCTTCTG GTGTTCAGAAAGAAAGAATGGAGGCAGAGGACATGTATGTGTTATCAATCATGGGAAGCATTTTGTCTGCTCCATCTCCTAAACCTTACCCACACAAGCCTCCCAAATGTACTGATTGTGATCCACTTTTCAGGAAA GCATACGAAATGCGAGATGCTGGGGCTGTTTTCCACAGTCACGGAATAGAATCTTGTCTTGTAACAATGATCAATCCATTATCAAAGGAGTTTCGA ATCACTCACATGGAAATGATAAAAGGAATCAAAGGGCATGGCTATTATGATGAACTTGTTGTCCCCATAATTGAGAACACGGCCTATGAGTATCAGCTCACAGAGTCTTTTGCTAAAGCT ATTGAAGACTACCCAAAGGCAACAGCAGTACTTGTTCGCAACCATGGGATATTTGTCTGGGGAGATTCATGGATCAGTGCTAAAACTCAG tctgAGTGTTACCATTACCTCTTTGATGCTGCTCTCAAACTTCACCAAATGGGATTGGACTGGTCAACTCCAAACCATGGTCCAATACAAAGTGCTAGAAGGGGTCTAAGTATTGCTGGGGAGTCGAATGTGTCAGTTAAAGCAAGTAAATCTAATGGTGAAATTGACCCATTCCCA CGTTGCATTGTTCTTGACATTGAAGGAACGACTACGCCCATATCATTTGTTTCAGAGGTTCTCTTCCCATATGCCCGTGATAATGTTGGGAAGCATCTATCTCTAACATATGATACCCCGGATACCAAAGCTGATATTGAGCTGCTTCGTTCCCAA GTTCAAAGTGACCTTGAACAAGGGATTGCAGGTGCTGTGCCTATCCCTCCAGATGATGCTGGTAAAGAGGAAGTCATTGCTGGAATCGTTGCTAATGTGGATGCTATGATAAAAGCTGATAGAAAAATCACTGCCTTAAAAGAGTTGCAG GGACACATATGGAAAACTGGTTATGAGAATAATGAACTGGAGGGAATAGTTTTTGATGATGTGCCAGAAGCTCTAGAAAAGTGGCATGCCTTGGGAGTAAAG GTATACATATATTCTAGTGGTAGCAGGTTGGCTCAAAGGCTAATATTTGGAAAAACAAACCACGGGGACCTGAGAAAATTTTTGTCTGGGTTTTTTGACACCACTGTGGG GAACAAAAAAGAGACACGCAGTTATGTTGAAATTTCAGAGTCACTCGGTGTTGATAAACCATcagatattttatttgtaactGATGTATATCAAGAAGCCACGGCTGCAAAGGCAGCAG gtttggagGTGATAATTTCTATTCGCCCTGGAAATGGACCCCTCCCTGACAATCATGGGTTCAAGACAATCAAATCCTTCTCAGAGATCTA